Genomic DNA from Candidatus Abyssobacteria bacterium SURF_5:
GTTCATGAAATGTGTACCCATAAGGACCGCCTTCGCCGCCACGGTATTCGTCACTCCAATTGTGTTAATTTCATCTTCATCTGCAGATTCGATCCGCCGGGGGGTACGTCATCGATCCCCCTGCGGGACCGCGGATCCTAATCTTTTTCCGTAGTCCTTGTTAAACCCTGGGTATCTCCTATTCAATCCAATCCCGCGAAGAGCGGGATTAAAATTCAAAATGGGTCAGGGTTTGGAGGGAGCTTCAACGGAATATATGGCGAAATCGGGGCAGATGACTTCGCAGAAATGGCAGTTGACACACTGCGATTCGTCCTCCACCTCAGGGTAATGGTATCCTTTGAGATTGAACGCTTTCGAAAGGACCAGCACGTTGCGCGGGCAGTACTCGATGCAGTACTGGCACCCCTTGCATCGTTCCCGCAGAACGACAACCTTTCCCTTGCTCGTCTGGATGGTATGCAGGTCCAGTGGAGTCCGCCAATATTTCATATATACACTTCCCTCACCGTTGCTGAACATCGGATTTCATACTGCGCGAGGAACTCATTCGCTTACCGCAGAGGATATTGGCGATGCAGCGAGAAATCGAGGTCGAAGTGGCGATATTTTACCATGAAAGCGGGCGAAAAGTAAACCCAAAAATGGCCAAACGAGCACTTAAAGAATCGGGTCGGATTCAAGAGGGGGGGAGGAAAGGCCTTGATCCTTTGCGAGCTGAACGGCCTCCCGGTTATGCCGAAGGTGCTTGGAAGGGATTGTAAGGCGTCCGTAAACATCATAGGGCAGACCTCATCCATGTTATCTCTGAAACCGGCTCTTTCGGAAATTCATTTGCCTCGCTTTCTGCTTGTCCGCCTTTGGTAGAGTCGTTCTGTGAAACCGCCTTCATCTTCGAAAGCCTTGGCTTGTGCCGCGATCTGGCGGTCAAGGAAATAGACGCAGAGATTCAGCAGTGAGAGGGCCGCATTGGCCACCAGCGCCGAAGATGGCACGGACTGACAAGGACTTTCACGGACGGATAAGGACACGCGAGATTCTCTGCTGCCTTCTCTACCCATATTTGTCCGAACCACGGCCTGTTGAGCGACTTTTTCTGTGCGATTTGAAACGGTCCCGCCATCTGTGTCGGTCTGTGTTCGTCTGTGTTCTTCGATCGTATTCGGAAGTTTTCGTCCTTTCTCATTTTTTGGTCTTCGTCTTTCTTCCTCGACCCATGCCCTGACCTCATCCAGCG
This window encodes:
- a CDS encoding 4Fe-4S dicluster domain-containing protein, with protein sequence MKYWRTPLDLHTIQTSKGKVVVLRERCKGCQYCIEYCPRNVLVLSKAFNLKGYHYPEVEDESQCVNCHFCEVICPDFAIYSVEAPSKP
- a CDS encoding four helix bundle protein, whose translation is MSGDNTLIPKHGGYRKLKSFQLAQLIYDLTVRFCNRYVDKNSRTRDQMIQAARSGTQNIAEGSQASGTSKKMELKLTNVARASLEEFRLDYEDFLRQRGLEVWTPGHAVLVRFRKRRWATLDEVRAWVEEERRRPKNEKGRKLPNTIEEHRRTQTDTDGGTVSNRTEKVAQQAVVRTNMGREGSRESRVSLSVRESPCQSVPSSALVANAALSLLNLCVYFLDRQIAAQAKAFEDEGGFTERLYQRRTSRKRGK